CCAGGCAGGTTTGAAATTTTAGGGGGAAATTAAATGCAGGAGAATAATATTGAATTAATTGAGAGGCTTGTAGAATTAAAAAGGGTTTCGAAGGTGATCAAGGGTGGAAAACGGTTGAAGCTCTATGCCTGTGTAGTGGTGGGTGATGGTGCAGGAAGGGTAGGGATTGGGCATGCTAAATCCGCAGAGGTGGCACCAGCTATAAAGAAGGCTACGGAAATCGCTAAGAAAAATATGGTGAAGGTGGATGTGATTAATGGAACGATTCTCCATCCGGTGATGGGAAAATTTTCTGCGTGCAAGGTTATCCTTAAACCCGCCCTCCCCGGGAGTGGTATCATCGCCTCTAATGCGGTAAGGGCTGTGTGCCAGGCAGCGGGCATCAAGGATATTCTTTCCAAATCATTCGGTTCGCGCAATTCCACGAACTTGGCAATGGCAACATTGAAGGCATTGCAATCCATACGTCCGCTTTCGGTCGTTGCAGAAATGAGAAACAAGCCGATTGAGTATTTTTTGAGGAAGAGGTATGAAAAAGATAAAAGTGATATTAAAAAAGAGTCCGATTGACAAAAATAAAAAACATAAATTGATTCTTCAAGCACTCGGTTTGCGTAAAATCGGGCAGGCAAGAATATTTCCAGATAATCCAGCGGTGCGCGGGATGATTGAGAAAATTTCTTATATGATTGAAGTGGAGGAGAATGTTAAATGAAACTGAGTGAATTAAGACCCAAACCAGGCAGTACCCATAAAAAGAAAAGAAGAGGTTGTGGACCGGGTTCGGGCCATGGGAAGACTTCCTGCCGGGGGCATAAGGGTCACAAGCAGCGTTCGGGTTATCGAGTTAAGATGGGATTTGAAGGCGGACAAATGCCACTTACCCGGCGGCTACCCAAAAGAGGTTTTAGAAATTTCACCAAAGAAGAATATGAAATAGTAAATCTTTTCCAGCTGGCGAGATTCCCGGCAAATACCGAAATCACCCCAGAGTTTTTGAAAACCCAGGGATTGATAAAGGGCGACGATAAGTTAAAAATTCTGAGCCAAGGCAATATTGATAAGCCCCTTGTGGTAAAAGCCCATGCGATCTCTAAAAAGGCTGAAGAAAAAATAGTCTCAGCCGGGGGCAGGGTGGAGTTAATATCATGATTTCAACCTTCCAGAATATCTTAAAAGTTCCGGACCTTAAAAAGAAACTCTTGTTCACACTGGGAGCCGTCTGTATTTACCGGCTTGGTGCCCATATCCCTCTACCCGGAATAAATGTTCAAGCACTGGGACTACTTATGCAGCAACTGAAACAGCAAGGTTCATTATTCGGAATGTATGATATATTTGTTGGGGGTGCCTTATCGCGGGCGGCGATACTATTTTTGGGGGTAATGCCCTATATCTCGGCATCAATTATTTTCCAGCTTCTCGGATCGGTTTTTCCCCAGATTGAAAAATTGCAGCGGGATCAGGCGGGAAGGAGAAAGATCACCCAATACACCCGATATTTGACAGTAGGACTTGCAGCGTTTCAAGCCTTTGGAATTGCTGCTTATCTTGAGATGCAGAAATTCCCAACCGCCTCTGGGGTGGTACCAATTGTCTATGAACCAGGGTGGATGTTCCGGTTCTCTTCGGTCCTCACCTTAACTTGTGGGGCGATATTTGCCATGTGGGTGGGTGAACAGATTACTGAGAAAGGCATCGGTAACGGTATCTCGTTCCTCATTTTTATCGGTTGCCTGGAAGAATATCCAATTTACTTTCTCCGTACCGCCCAGCTCGTGGCAACTCAGGGGCTTTCGGTCTTTCATCTTTTGATAATCATTGTGATAATGATCTTGATCGTTGCCGCAGTCATTGTGATGACCCAGGCGACACGGCGTATTCCCATCCAGTACCCTAAAAGGGTGATTGGACGAAGAATGTATGGAGGGCAGTCGACATTTTTACCTTTGCGGGTCAATACTGCAGGAGTAATACCGATAATTTTTGCACAATCGCTCGTTGTATTTCCAAGCACGGTTGCCGCTTATGTGCCCAATCTCAAATATTTAGCCGAATTATTTCGACCCGGGCATTGGGCTTACGATATCATATTTTTTATCCTTATCGTTTTCTTCACCTATTTTTATACATCCATTGTCTTCAACCCTAATGAACTGGCAGAAAACATGAAACGTTACGGTGGATTTATTCCCGGGATAAGACCAGGACAGAAGACAGCGGATTATGTAGACAGTGTCCTATCGCGGATAACATTACCTGGTGCATTATTTTTAGGGTTTATTGCCCTCATTCCCTGGTATCTAATGAGCTATCTTAAAGTACCATTTTACTTTGGCGGCACGACGTTGCTCATTATTGTTGGCGTTGCCCTTGATACAGTGCAACAGATTGAATCTCAGCTTTTGATGTATCACTATGAGGGATTTATGAAGAGAGGCAGGATTCGGGGGCGGAGATGATGATATTTCTCTTTGGCCCTCCTGGTGTGGGTAAAGGGACCCAAGCAGATCTGTTAGTGGAACGCTATAACTTTAAGAAGTTTTCTATAGGAGATGTATTGAGGGAAGAAGTAGCAATTGGTAGCGCACTGGGTAAGAAAGTGGAGAGTTACATGAAAAATGGCCTTTTGGCACCGGATGATATTATCCTGGAGATTGTTGATGATTTCATCAAAGAAAATTTAAAAGAAAAGCTGCTATTTGATGGTTTTCCGCGTAACCTTAACCAGGCGATAGAATTAGAGAAACTGCTTGCCCGCTATAATCGAAAAATAGACCTGGCGCTTGAATTTTACCTGGAGCGCAATGAATTGATAAAACGATTATTAGGTCGTCTCTACTGCCCGAAATGCGGGGCAGTTTATAATGAAATCACCAATCCCCCAAAGATTGCTGGTCATTGTGATAACTGTGGGAGTGTTCTGGAAAAGAGGAAAGATGACAATATCGAAACCATTAATAATCGGCTCAAGATTTATGAGGAAATGACAAAACCTCTGAGTGATTATTACCGCTCACTCGGTGTGTTGGTGACGATTGATGCAGCGGGAAAAAGGGAAGAAGTGCATAAACAGATAGTTAGGGTTCTGGATGGGTATATTAAATGATGAAGGGATTAAGAATGTTATCCTTGCTGGTGAAATTATCCATAGGATATTCAAAACGATTGAAAATATGGAACTGAAGGGTATGAAGACTGTGGAATTGAATGATGTGATTCATAAGATGATAATCGAGCATAATGGCCAACCAGCGTTTCTCAACTATCGAGGTTTTCCCAAGAGTGCCTGCATATCCATTAATGATGAGGTCGTTCATGGTATTCCGGACAATCGGGTTATCAAAGAAGGAGATTTGGTAAAAGTAGATATTGGGGTTAATTATGGGGGTTATATTGCGGACGCAGCCCGGACTTTTATCATTGGTTCGGTCACCGAAGCGGTAGCACGATTCGTCAGGCTTACGAAAGAGGCTCTGAAAAAGGGAATTGAAAAAGCTCGAGCCGGAAATCGTGTCTCTCATATTTCGCGTGCGATCCAGGAATTTGTTGAAGCGAATGGCTACAGTGTCGTCCGAGAGCTCACCGGTCATGGAGTAGGCCGTTCATTACATGAAGAACCGATGATTCCCAATTTTGTTGCTCCAGGACCTGACCCGGAAATCCGGTGTGGGATGGCATTGGCAATTGAACCGATGACGAATATGGGAGGTTTCGAAGTGAAGACAGCTAAAAACGGCTGGACGATTCTGACCCGGGATGGTTCGTTATCTTGCCATTTTGAGGATACCATTATTATATTAAAAAGGGGTTTTTTAAATGCGACAAGGGTAGCGGAGGGTTGATATGGCAAGAAAAGATTTGATTCAGACCGAAGGCACAATAATTGAAACTTTACCCAATGCGATGTTCAGGGTTGAACTTGATAATGGACATAAGGTTTTAGCCCATGTTTCTGGTAAGATGCGTATGAGCTATATAAAGATTTTACCTGGCGATCGGGTGTTGCTTGAATTATCACCCTATGACCTTTCAAGAGGAAGAATCGTCTGGCGTTATAAATGATGGGATATTTACAGATCAAAGGAGAATAATGAAAGTGAAATCATCAATTAAAAAGCGATGCATAAATTGCCGGGTGGTAAAAAGAAAAGGGGTGGTAAGGATTGTTTGTAAAGACCCCCGGCACAAACAACGTCAGGGTTAGTTTTTAAATAAGGAGGTTTATGCCGAGGATTGCGGGTGTGGATTTACCGTTAAACAAAAAAGTAGAATATGGTTTAACCGCAATTTATGGGATTGGTTTGCCCACCGCTCAACAAATTGTTTTGAGATGTGGAATAGATAGGACCAAGAAGGTAAAAGATCTCACTGAGGAAGAAGTAACAAAGATAAGGAAATTGATTGAGAGTGAGTATAAGGTGGAAGGGGCATTGCGGGCGGAAGTTGCGGCAAACATAAAGCGGTTGATTGATATTGGCTGTTATCGAGGAATAAGGCACAAGGTCGGGCTTCCGGTTCGGGGACAGCGGACACGCACCAATGCTCGGACACGTAAAGGGAAGAGAAAGACAGTGGCGGTAAGTAAAGGGACAGGAGAAAAGAAATGAAGAAAAAGGGATTAAGGAAAAAGAAGGTGCAAAAGGCCGAGTTAACGGGCATTGCCAACATATTTGCGAGTTTCAACAATACGATTGTTACCATCTGTGATAATCAGGGGAATACGCTCTGCTGGTCAAGCGCGGGTCGGGTAGGTTTCAAGGGGACAAAAAAGGGGACTGCGTATGCCGCGCAGCAGTGCGCAACGGCTGCGGCAAAAGAGGCACTGGCGATGGGTATTAAAAAAGTCGAGGTTAGAATCAAGGGTCCAGGTCCAGGACGGGAGGCTGCGGTTCGCACGCTCCAGACCGTTGGACTGACGATTACCGCCATAAAAGATGTTACACCTCTGCCTCACAACGGTTGTCGTCCACCGAGAAGAAGGAGGGTATAAGTGGCACGTTATATCGGTCCCAAATGTAAAATCTGCCGCCGGGAAGGTGAAAAATTGTTTTTACGCGGTAGCCGTTGCTACACTGATAAATGCTCCTTTACCCGTCGAGGATATCCACCTGGACAGCATGGGAAGGCAGGAAGACGCAAGTTGACTTCTTATGCCACACAATTGAGAGAGAAGCAGAAAGTTAAAGCAATCTATGGTGTTTTGGAAGCCCAATTTAGGAGATTCTTCGAAGAGGCAACGCGTATGCCGGGGGCTACCGGTGAAAATCTCTTAATCCTTCTCGAACGGAGGTTGGATAATGTAGTTTATCAACTTGGTTTTGCATCCTCAAGAACTCAGGCACGGCAAATCGTCCGCCACGGCCACATTTTGGTGGATGGCAAAAAGGTTGATATTCCCAGTTATTTGGTAAAACCCAATCAGGTTATTTCGCTTGTAGAAAAGATGCGTACAAATCCAGGTGTGAAAAGGGCTTTGGAAGAAAGGGATCCTGAAAAAATTGTCGGCTGGTTAAAACTGAATAAAGAAAATATGACCGGAACAGTGCTGCGCCTTCCAAAAAGGGAAGATATCACAATTCCGATACAGGAAAATTTAATTGTTGAATTGTATTCTAAATAAGGAGTAATATGGTTTTGAAACCTCTTGTAATGCCAAAGGCAATAGAAATTGATAAAGAAACCGCATCGGATGTTTTTTGTCGGTTTATAATTTCTCCCTTGGAAAGGGGATATGGAATTACGATCGGCAATGCGTTGAGAAGGGTACTCTTATCTTCAATCCAAGGTGCTGCAATCACCAATGTGAGAATTAGTAATGTAACCCAAGAGTTTTCTACGATTCCCGGGGTATACGAAGATGTTGTGGAGATAATATTAAATCTCAAAAAAATTCGGGTAAAATTAATCGGTGACCACCCTGCCACTTTAGTGCTGAAAGTAAAAGGTAAGAAAGATTACTATGCTGAAGATATTGAGAAAAATCCTAATGTGATTATTACTAACCCTAAACAAAAGATTTTGACGGTGACTGATGCCAAGACGAATTTCACGATGGAGATGACCGTGGAGAGCGGTAGAGGTTATGTGCCGGCTGAGTTTTTAAAGAAACCCGATATGCCGGTAGGCACGATATACATTGATGCAATTTTTTCACCGGTGCTTTCCGTGAATTTTGATGTCCGTAATACACGCGTGGGCACCAAAACCGATTACGATCACCTGGTTCTGGAAGTCAAGACTGATGGAACGATTACCCCGGTGGAAGCAATTGTAGAAGCCGCCAGTTTGCTCCGGCACCATCTGGCATTTTTTGTGGAACTGGGTAAACCCTTAATGACACTTGATGATGCTACCTTGAAGACTATTGATGAACTGCGCACCAATATCAACAAAAGAGGTTATCAACTTTATGTAGAACCTTTATTTACCTCCCGCGAACAACTGGATGCAGAACACCGAAGGATTCGTGATATCCTGAAACGGAGTATTGATGAACTAGAGATTTCGGTGCGGACTTCCAATTGTCTGAAAAATAAAAACATCAAAACCATCGGTGATCTGGTGCGTAAAAGCGGCAAAGAGTTGTTGACCTACGACAATTTTGGTCGCAAATCCCTGAAGGAGCTGGAGAAGATACTTCACAGTATGGGTTTACATCTGGAAATGGATGTAGATAAGTATTTGAAAGAAGATATTTAACGAGGTAAGAATAGGGAGCGAGAATGAGACACGGTAAGAAGATAAAAAAATTAGGCCGGAAAAAGGCACACCGTCTAGCTCTTTTGAAAAACCTTTGTCGTGCTCTTTTTATATTTGAAAAGATAAAAACAACCCTGCCTAAAGCAAAAGAAGCCCGTCGGCTTGCCGAGCATATTATTGAATATGCAAAGAAGAATACCCTTGCGGCGCGTCGCTTCATTTATCGCTTTATTCCCGACCACAAACTGGTTAAAATTATCTGTGAGGATATCGCACCCAAATTCGCCAACCGGGTTGGGGGCTATACCCGGATTTATAGACTGGGACCTCGGCTGGGCGATGGGGCAGAGATGGCGGTTCTGGAATTGACCGAAAAGAGTGAGCCGGAAAAGATCGATCAGCGACGAAAACTGATCGAACGCAGGGTGTTACCGGAAGAAAAGAAAATTGCCAAGGAGAAAAAAGAGAAACCCAAAAAAGAAAAGAAAGAGAAGAAACCTCCGGAACCAAAACCAAGGATTGAAAAGAAAACAAAAAAGCAGAAAAAAGAGATCGCCAAAAAAGAAAAGAAGCAGAAAAAAGCCAAGAAAAAGAAATAACCAGTTATAAAACGCACTTTCAGAGTAATTGATGACCACCCTGGGTATTGAAACTTCGTGTGATGAGACATCAATCGGCATTATCAAGGGTAATAAACTTCTTGCCAATATTGTTTCTTCCCAGATTGCCCACACCCGATTCGGGGGAGTGGTGCCGGAACTTGCTGCCCGAAATCATATCAAGATATTATTGCCCCTTATTAAAATTGCTCTTGAAACTGCTGGAATTGAACTTGATAAAATTGATTTAATAGCTGCAACGCGTGGTCCGGGACTGTTGGGTTCGCTACTCACCGGACTTTCCTTTGCCAAGTCATTAGCCATTGGCTTGAAAAAGCCATTCATCGGTGTGAATCATCTGGAAGGACATATTTACAGCTTATTTCTTGAAAAAGAAAAACCTGAATATCCATATTTGGTATTGCTGGTATCGGGCGGACATACTGAACTTATCTATGTCAAAAAAGAATTTAAATATCAAACGCTGGGGCGAACCCTTGACGATGCTGGTGGCGAGGCATTTGACAAAGTGGCAAAGATGTTGGGATTACCCTATCCTGGCGGACCTTATATTGAGAAACTGGCAAAAGAAGGCAATAAAAATAAAATTAAATTTCCTGTTCCCAAACCTCAGGGATTTAATTTTAGCTATGCTGGTCTGAAGACAGCAGTATTATATTATTTGAGGGATAACCCTGATTACCGGGCCCACGATGTTGCCGCTGCATTCCAGGAAACGGCTCTGGAACATCTGGTTCAGGTTTCAAAGCGGGCGATTGAATATACCAAGGTAAAACATTTTGGAATAGTCGGGGGGGTTTCCGTGAATAGTAGATTAAAAGAGAAATTCCAGGAATTGACAGAACTTCTGGGGGTTAGACTTTTAATTCCTGATCTCCAATTCTGCACTGATAATGGTGCCATGATTGCACTTGCGGGTAGATGCCGGTATGAAAAATTTGGTCCTTCTGATTTATCAATTGATGCTGTTGCTCGCGAACCCCTGGAGATGATTAGTAGAAAGTGAAGGGGTCAAATCTCTACCTTCATTTCGCACCTTGCTTCTACTTCAGTATCACATTTGTGCAAATTAACATCTCTATCCATCCGCTTCCGCAGCCGCCGCAATAAATAAACCGCACCACAACCTGAAGAAGATTAATAAACTGTGTTATGAAATTGAATCCTTAATGCCCGTGCCATAATGTTATACTATTCAAAATAACATTTCTTGTGAAAAGAATAATGTAGAATGTAGAAATTTGACCCCATTCCTAAGCCATTCCACTTCTTGATCTGGGTTTTGGCGGTGCTGGTGGCAGAGATTCGTTTTTACATTGATACGTTCGTATGTCTAACGGATGCGGAGTATGAGGTTTCGAAAGAGTTGATGCTGTTGATTTCCACCTTGTATAATTATTTTATTCCCAAGGTGATGTTACAGAAAAAGGATAATCCAATTACAGAAAAACTTGACCGAGTGTAGAGGAAGAGATGTAATCGCCTAAGGAGAGAGAATGATTAATTCAATTTTAAAACTATCCTCTTATTCGCCTGAGAATCTCAATTTAATTTGGGTAAGATTTTATTTTGATGAAGACAGTGCGAAAAGTTAACCGGCAAGCATTGACAAACCTTTAAATCTATGTATAATTGCCCAGTATGAAAAATTTATATGATGTTCTGGTTATCGGAGGAGGTCCGGTTGGTTCCTACGCTGCCCGTTTACTTGCCGAGAAGGGTTTCACAGTGTGTGTCCTGGAGCAGAAAGAAAAGGTTGGGGAAGGGGTTATCTGCACAGGTGTAATCAGTAAAGAATGTTTTGAAAAGTTTGGATTGCCGAGAGAGGCGATCCTTAAAGAAATAAAATCCCTTATCTTTATCTCCCCCAATGACCAGCATTTAGAGTATATCGTTCCTTATCCTCTTGCCTATGTGATTAATCGCGAATTGTTTGATCACCTTTTGGCGGCCCAGGCCCAAAAAAGTGGTGCCCAATTTAAACTCGGTGTCTATGCCCGCGAGATAACCGAACATAAAAGATACTATCGGGTTACCGCCGATGGTAATGAATTCTATGCAAAATTTGTTATCATTGCTACAGGTGTGAATTATCGGTTTCAGAAAAGATTGGGTTTAGGAACCCCTCCACGTTTTCTTTATGGATCTCAAGTCGTTCTGCACCAGAAGAAGGATGTGGACAGTAATATTGAGATTTATCTGGGCCAAAGATATTGTCCGGGTTCTTTTGCCTGGGTTGTTCCAGTGGATAAAAACTTGTTCCGCATTGGAACGATCCTTTCAATCAAAGGTAAGGAGTATTTAAAAAGATTCATTGAGGAACGATTGGGTTATGATGGGGTCTTAATGACACAACAAATAGAGTCTAAATCGATTGCCCATGGTGCGTTGAAAAGAAGTGTTCAGGGGAAAATTTTGGTGGTTGGTGAGGCGGCTGGTCAGGTGAAGACTACAACAGGCGGAGGAATCTTCACGGGCCTTTTATGTGCGGAGATCGCAATCGACTATCTGACTTCAGGTTTAAAATATGGTAAGCCCCTTGATGAATATGATGTTACCTGGCGTTCGCTTCTTTCCGTGGAGTTAGATATAGGAAGGCGTATCCGATCTTTAGCCTCAAAGATTAATGATAAAACCATCGAACGTTTATTCAGTTTTGTAAAGCATAATCGTTTCTGGATTGATCTTGTCCTCCCCAAAATTAACTTTGATTTCCATTCCGATTTACTTAATTTCTGTTTAAAAAGTTTTTCTCATCTGCTTAAGATTACTTGACAACCAAGGAATTTTAAATATAATCATATACTATGAGAAAACTATCAAGGGATGAGGATTTTATTTTGAGAATCCAGGAAATAAGTCAACAGAATATTGCTGATTGTTATCAATGTGGACGGTGCACTGCTGGTTGCCCATTCGCTGAGTTCATGGATGAACCACCTAACCGGATAATCAGGTATCTTCAATTAGGTTTAAAGGATGAGGTGCTTAAGGCACAAGGTCCATGGTTTTGTGCTGCTTGTTTGGTTTGCGAGACGCGGTGTCCCCGCGGTGTTGATATCCCGAGGATAATGGAGGCTGTGAGGACGATACATCTCCGTTCGAAAGAACAACTTCTGGACATTGACCGTATTGATAAGAAAATCTTAGAGGAGGCTCATCCGCTTGTTTTGATGAGTGCCCTCTACAAATATTCCTACTGACCATGAAGGTCACCTACTATCCGGGCTGTGATTTATATACCAAGGCGAAAATCCTTAACGACTCAATTATTAAGACATTCAGGGCGGTAGGTATTGAATTAGTAGAGCTGGCAAACTGGTATTGCTGTGGAACAACATTTACCTTGGCCCGCGATAATAAGATGTCTTTGATCGCCCCCTTAAGGATTCTTGCAAAAGTCCGTCAAACTAATGGATCTGTGTTAGTTCCTTGTTCCATTTGTTTTAACACCCTCAAGCGCGCTAATTTTATCTTTAAACAGGACCCTGAGACACTAAAGATACTTAACGAGCATCTGGGTGAGAATTATGATGCCCAGGCAGAAATAATCCATCCTTTTCAATTTATTTTTGAGCATAAAGATGATTTCAGAAAAGGGGTTAAACGACAGCTTGAGAATCTCAAGTTAGGCTGTTACTACGGATGCTATCTTTTGAGACCTCAGGAGGAGCTGGAATTTGACGATCCTGAAGCACCAACAATAATGGAGGATTTCGTGCACTTGATCGGAGCCCGGCCAATAAGCTTCCCACTCAAGGTTGAATGCTGTGGTTCCTATCTCATTGTCAATTCGCCCGAGGCCGCGCTGGAGGCTTCTTATAGAATTCTGAAGAATGCTCGGGAAAACGGAGTTGATGCACTGGTGACATCGTGTCCTGTTTGTCATTATAATCTTGACAATTTCCAGACCCGCATTACGAATCTCCACCCGGACCATCAACCAATTCCGGTATTCTATTTCAGCCAAGTAATGGCGATGGCTTTTGGATTACCGGTGGAGGATTGGGGGCTGGAATATAATAAGGTTTCACCAAAAAAATTATTAGAGGAAAAAAAGATACTATGAGAAACTACGAAGCAATGTTTATATTCCATCCTAAATTGAAGGAGGAAGAATTGGCGAGAGAAGCCGGTGCCGTGGAGACGCTTATAAAAGAAAGCGGTGCTGGAACAATCCGATACCAATTGCTGGGAAAGAAGGTGCTGGCTTATCCGGTGGAGAAGCAGAAAGAAGGTTTTTATGTCAATTACGAATTTTCAATAGCTCCGGATAAGATCACAGAGATAAGGGATAAATTAAAACACAAGGAGAATATCCTGAGGTTTATGATCATCGTAAAGGAGAAAAGGAAATGAATCAGTTGCGGTTAGGTTATCTTAATTCGGTTTATCTCATCGGTCGGCTTGTTGCAGATCCGGAACTCCGCTATACCCAAAAAGGTGCTCCGGTGTGTTCTTTTCGAGTGGCTACGACCCGCCGGTTTAAAAATCGTGAGTCGGGAGAGACACACGAGGAGACTCTTTATGTGACGATTGTCGCCTGGCGTCGGCAGGCAGAACTTGTTAACGAGTTTTTGAAAAAGGGAAGCGCGGTGTTGATTGAAGGGAGGTTGCGTTCGCGACAATGGGAAACTGACAATAAAGAAAAGAGATCGGTGGTGGAAGTGGTGGCACACCGTGTCCAGTTTTTGGATGTTCCGGAGCCGGGAAGTGAATCGAGCGGCGGTGCACCGATTGAAGCCGAAGAAGAAGTTAAAGAGGATGAGGAAGGTATTGATACACCTTTTTAATTATTAACAGAAAAGGAGTAGACTGGTGGCTAAGAAATGTCGTTTATGTGAAACCAATGTTAAGGTGATTGATTACAAAGATACGGCATTATTAAAAGGGTACATCAATGAACGCGGTAAAATTCTTGCCGCGCGTCTCACGGGTCTCTGCGCCAAACACCAGCGGAAACTCGCGCAGGCAATAAAAAGGGCCCGGGAGATTGCTCTGCTTCCTTACGAAATAAAATAGTTCAACCATGAAAGTAATCCTTACCAAGGATGTTCCACGTTTGGGCAAAAAGGATGAAATTTTAGAAGTGAAAGATGGTTATGCACGTAATTATCTTTTTCCCAACAAACTAGCGATTCCCGCGACGCCCGGTAATATCCGAGGGTTAGAGAAAAACAAACAACGCTTCTCGCAGGGGATGGCAAAAATTAGGAAACTCAGTGAAGAGATTGCGGAAAAACTAAATAATCTTTCCCTGAAGACAACGATAAAAACTGGAATTGATGGGAAATCTTTTGGGGCGATCAGCTCTTTGGATATTGTAGAATTACTGAAGGC
The nucleotide sequence above comes from candidate division WOR-3 bacterium. Encoded proteins:
- the tsaD gene encoding tRNA (adenosine(37)-N6)-threonylcarbamoyltransferase complex transferase subunit TsaD; this encodes MTTLGIETSCDETSIGIIKGNKLLANIVSSQIAHTRFGGVVPELAARNHIKILLPLIKIALETAGIELDKIDLIAATRGPGLLGSLLTGLSFAKSLAIGLKKPFIGVNHLEGHIYSLFLEKEKPEYPYLVLLVSGGHTELIYVKKEFKYQTLGRTLDDAGGEAFDKVAKMLGLPYPGGPYIEKLAKEGNKNKIKFPVPKPQGFNFSYAGLKTAVLYYLRDNPDYRAHDVAAAFQETALEHLVQVSKRAIEYTKVKHFGIVGGVSVNSRLKEKFQELTELLGVRLLIPDLQFCTDNGAMIALAGRCRYEKFGPSDLSIDAVAREPLEMISRK
- a CDS encoding NAD(P)/FAD-dependent oxidoreductase, with amino-acid sequence MKNLYDVLVIGGGPVGSYAARLLAEKGFTVCVLEQKEKVGEGVICTGVISKECFEKFGLPREAILKEIKSLIFISPNDQHLEYIVPYPLAYVINRELFDHLLAAQAQKSGAQFKLGVYAREITEHKRYYRVTADGNEFYAKFVIIATGVNYRFQKRLGLGTPPRFLYGSQVVLHQKKDVDSNIEIYLGQRYCPGSFAWVVPVDKNLFRIGTILSIKGKEYLKRFIEERLGYDGVLMTQQIESKSIAHGALKRSVQGKILVVGEAAGQVKTTTGGGIFTGLLCAEIAIDYLTSGLKYGKPLDEYDVTWRSLLSVELDIGRRIRSLASKINDKTIERLFSFVKHNRFWIDLVLPKINFDFHSDLLNFCLKSFSHLLKIT
- a CDS encoding 4Fe-4S dicluster domain-containing protein translates to MRKLSRDEDFILRIQEISQQNIADCYQCGRCTAGCPFAEFMDEPPNRIIRYLQLGLKDEVLKAQGPWFCAACLVCETRCPRGVDIPRIMEAVRTIHLRSKEQLLDIDRIDKKILEEAHPLVLMSALYKYSY
- a CDS encoding CoB--CoM heterodisulfide reductase iron-sulfur subunit B family protein gives rise to the protein MKVTYYPGCDLYTKAKILNDSIIKTFRAVGIELVELANWYCCGTTFTLARDNKMSLIAPLRILAKVRQTNGSVLVPCSICFNTLKRANFIFKQDPETLKILNEHLGENYDAQAEIIHPFQFIFEHKDDFRKGVKRQLENLKLGCYYGCYLLRPQEELEFDDPEAPTIMEDFVHLIGARPISFPLKVECCGSYLIVNSPEAALEASYRILKNARENGVDALVTSCPVCHYNLDNFQTRITNLHPDHQPIPVFYFSQVMAMAFGLPVEDWGLEYNKVSPKKLLEEKKIL
- the rpsF gene encoding 30S ribosomal protein S6, with the translated sequence MRNYEAMFIFHPKLKEEELAREAGAVETLIKESGAGTIRYQLLGKKVLAYPVEKQKEGFYVNYEFSIAPDKITEIRDKLKHKENILRFMIIVKEKRK
- the ssb gene encoding single-stranded DNA-binding protein, with the translated sequence MNQLRLGYLNSVYLIGRLVADPELRYTQKGAPVCSFRVATTRRFKNRESGETHEETLYVTIVAWRRQAELVNEFLKKGSAVLIEGRLRSRQWETDNKEKRSVVEVVAHRVQFLDVPEPGSESSGGAPIEAEEEVKEDEEGIDTPF
- the rpsR gene encoding 30S ribosomal protein S18, with the protein product MVAKKCRLCETNVKVIDYKDTALLKGYINERGKILAARLTGLCAKHQRKLAQAIKRAREIALLPYEIK
- the rplI gene encoding 50S ribosomal protein L9 — its product is MKVILTKDVPRLGKKDEILEVKDGYARNYLFPNKLAIPATPGNIRGLEKNKQRFSQGMAKIRKLSEEIAEKLNNLSLKTTIKTGIDGKSFGAISSLDIVELLKAENIEIDKKQIVLEEPIKHPGVYDITVRLPQQVTAVFKLVVVEEEKS